A genomic region of Staphylococcus roterodami contains the following coding sequences:
- the pdxT gene encoding pyridoxal 5'-phosphate synthase glutaminase subunit PdxT has translation MKIGVLALQGAVREHIRHIELSGHEGVAVKKVEQLQDIDGLILPGGESTTLRRLMNLYGFKEALQNSSLPMFGTCAGLIVLAQDIIDEDGYLNKLNITVQRNSFGRQVDSFETELNIKGIATDIEGVFIRAPHIEKVGQDVDILCEVNDKIVAVQQGKYLGVSFHPELTDDYRVTAYFIDQIVGKK, from the coding sequence ATGAAAATAGGTGTGTTAGCACTACAAGGTGCAGTTCGTGAACATATTCGACATATTGAATTGAGTGGTCATGAAGGTGTGGCAGTAAAAAAAGTAGAACAATTACAAGACATTGACGGTTTGATATTGCCTGGTGGTGAATCAACTACATTGCGTCGCTTAATGAATTTATATGGTTTTAAAGAGGCGTTACAAAATTCTTCATTGCCGATGTTTGGCACATGTGCAGGTTTAATTGTACTTGCTCAAGATATTATCGATGAAGATGGATATCTTAATAAGTTGAATATTACTGTTCAACGAAATTCATTTGGTAGACAAGTTGACAGTTTTGAAACAGAATTAAATATTAAAGGTATTGCTACTGATATTGAGGGTGTTTTTATAAGAGCACCTCATATTGAAAAAGTAGGGCAAGATGTGGATATCTTATGTGAAGTTAATGATAAAATTGTCGCTGTTCAACAAGGCAAATATTTAGGTGTCTCATTCCATCCTGAATTAACTGATGACTATAGAGTAACTGCTTACTTTATTGATCAAATTGTAGGTAAAAAGTAG
- the folP gene encoding dihydropteroate synthase translates to MTKTEIMGILNVTPDSFSDGGKYNNVEAAINRVKCMMDEGVDIIDVGGVSTRPGHEMITLEEELKRVLPVVEAIVGFDVKISVDTFRSEVAEACLKLGVDMINDQWAGLYDKRMFQVVAKYDAEIILMHNGNGERDEPVIEEMLTSLLAQAHQAKLAGIHSEKIWLDPGIGFAKTRSEEAEVMARLDELVATEYPILLATSRKRFTKEMMGYDTTPVERDEVTAATTAYGIMKGVKAVRVHNVGLNAKLAKGIDFLKENENGRQNLS, encoded by the coding sequence ATGACTAAAACAGAAATTATGGGCATATTAAATGTTACACCTGATTCATTTTCAGATGGTGGCAAATATAACAATGTTGAAGCTGCAATAAACAGGGTAAAATGCATGATGGATGAAGGTGTTGATATCATAGATGTCGGGGGTGTTTCGACACGACCAGGACATGAAATGATTACTTTGGAAGAAGAATTGAAAAGAGTTTTACCAGTCGTTGAAGCTATTGTTGGTTTTGATGTGAAAATTTCAGTTGATACATTTAGAAGTGAAGTGGCTGAGGCATGCTTGAAGTTAGGAGTAGATATGATTAATGATCAATGGGCAGGGCTCTACGATAAACGAATGTTTCAAGTTGTTGCTAAATATGATGCAGAAATAATTTTAATGCATAATGGTAATGGTGAACGTGATGAACCAGTAATTGAAGAAATGCTTACTTCTTTACTGGCCCAGGCACATCAGGCTAAACTTGCAGGGATTCATTCGGAAAAAATATGGCTTGATCCGGGAATTGGATTTGCTAAAACTAGAAGTGAAGAAGCGGAAGTAATGGCAAGACTGGATGAACTTGTAGCTACGGAGTATCCTATTTTATTAGCGACAAGCCGAAAACGATTTACAAAAGAGATGATGGGTTACGATACAACGCCAGTTGAAAGAGATGAAGTGACTGCTGCAACGACTGCGTATGGTATTATGAAAGGCGTTAAAGCAGTACGCGTACATAATGTTGGGTTAAACGCGAAACTAGCTAAAGGTATAGATTTTTTAAAGGAGAATGAAAATGGAAGACAAAATCTTTCTTAA
- the folB gene encoding dihydroneopterin aldolase: MEDKIFLKGMRFYGYHGALSAENEIGQIFKVDVTLKVDLAEAGRTDNVVDTVHYGEVFEEVKLIMEGEPVNLLEHLAERIAKRINSQYNRVMETKVTITKENPPIPGHYDGVGIEIVRENI; encoded by the coding sequence ATGGAAGACAAAATCTTTCTTAAAGGAATGCGTTTTTATGGATATCATGGTGCTTTATCAGCCGAAAATGAAATCGGACAAATTTTTAAAGTAGATGTAACGTTGAAAGTAGATTTGGCTGAAGCAGGACGAACTGATAATGTTGTTGATACAGTTCATTACGGTGAAGTTTTTGAAGAAGTTAAATTAATCATGGAAGGTGAACCAGTAAATTTACTTGAGCATCTGGCTGAACGTATTGCAAAACGAATAAATTCACAATATAATCGTGTAATGGAAACGAAAGTGACAATCACTAAAGAAAATCCACCAATACCAGGTCATTATGATGGTGTTGGTATCGAAATAGTGAGGGAGAATATATGA
- the folK gene encoding 2-amino-4-hydroxy-6-hydroxymethyldihydropteridine diphosphokinase — protein MIQAYLGLGSNIGDRENQLNEAIKMLSAYEGINVSKVSSIYETAPVGYTEQPNFLNLCIEIETTLSVSELLERCLEAEARLHRVRKERWGPRTIDVDILLYGNEITELPNLSVPHPRMNERAFVLIPLNDIATDVIEPRSNLKIKDLVPNDDSVVLYKQ, from the coding sequence ATGATTCAAGCATATTTAGGTTTAGGTAGTAATATTGGCGACAGAGAAAATCAACTTAATGAAGCTATAAAGATGTTGAGTGCATATGAAGGTATCAACGTGTCAAAGGTTTCTTCGATATATGAAACTGCACCTGTAGGCTATACCGAGCAGCCTAATTTTTTGAATTTATGTATTGAAATTGAAACAACACTGTCAGTATCTGAACTATTAGAACGTTGCTTAGAAGCCGAAGCACGCTTACATCGTGTTAGGAAAGAGCGATGGGGTCCAAGAACAATAGATGTAGATATTTTATTATACGGTAATGAAATTACAGAACTACCGAATCTCTCAGTACCACATCCAAGAATGAATGAACGTGCATTTGTTTTAATTCCATTAAATGATATTGCAACAGATGTTATTGAGCCTCGTTCGAATCTGAAAATAAAGGATTTAGTACCTAATGATGATAGTGTAGTATTGTATAAGCAGTAA
- a CDS encoding protein arginine kinase translates to MTHNIHDNISEWMKNDKEAPIVMSSRIRLARNLENHVHPLMYASENDGFRVINEVQDALPHFQLMRLDQMDQQSKMKMVAKHLISPELIKQPAAAVLVNNDESLSVMINEEDHIRIQAMGTNTTLQSLYDQASAIDDELDRNLDISYDEKLGYLTTCPTNIGTGMRASVMLHLPGLSIMKRMTRIAQTINRFGYTIRGIYGEGSQVYGHTYQVSNQLTLGKSELEIIETLTEVVNQIIHEEKQIRQKLDTYNQLETQDRVFRSLGILQNCRMITMEEASYRLSEVKLGIDLDYIKLQNFKFNELMVGIQSPFLLDEEDDKFVKEKRADILREHIK, encoded by the coding sequence ATGACGCATAACATTCACGATAATATCAGCGAATGGATGAAAAACGATAAAGAAGCGCCGATTGTGATGTCTTCACGAATACGATTAGCGCGCAATTTAGAAAATCATGTGCATCCGTTAATGTATGCTTCTGAAAATGATGGCTTTAGGGTAATAAATGAAGTACAAGATGCTTTACCACATTTTCAATTAATGCGACTAGATCAAATGGATCAGCAAAGTAAAATGAAGATGGTCGCTAAACATTTAATTAGCCCAGAATTAATAAAACAACCTGCAGCAGCAGTATTAGTAAATAATGATGAGTCTTTAAGTGTAATGATAAATGAAGAAGATCATATTCGTATTCAAGCAATGGGTACTAATACGACATTGCAATCGTTATATGATCAGGCTTCAGCAATTGATGATGAATTAGATCGTAACCTTGATATTAGTTATGATGAAAAACTTGGATATTTAACTACATGTCCTACAAATATAGGTACTGGGATGCGAGCAAGTGTGATGCTACATTTACCTGGTTTATCTATTATGAAAAGAATGACTCGAATTGCTCAAACAATTAATAGGTTCGGATATACCATTAGAGGTATATATGGTGAAGGGTCACAAGTTTATGGACACACTTATCAGGTTTCTAATCAACTTACACTTGGTAAATCAGAACTAGAAATTATTGAAACATTAACTGAAGTTGTTAACCAAATTATTCATGAAGAAAAACAGATAAGACAAAAATTAGACACTTATAATCAATTAGAAACTCAAGACCGTGTTTTTCGCTCGCTAGGCATTTTACAAAATTGTAGAATGATAACTATGGAAGAGGCTTCTTATAGATTAAGCGAAGTTAAACTTGGTATAGATTTAGATTATATTAAATTACAAAACTTTAAATTTAATGAATTAATGGTTGGTATACAATCACCATTTTTATTAGATGAAGAGGATGACAAATTTGTGAAAGAAAAACGAGCAGATATACTAAGAGAACACATAAAGTAG
- a CDS encoding PLP-dependent aminotransferase family protein: MKNTLYHQLYEKLKKQIIEGQFKEGDKFYSKRQLSKHLSISQTTVEHAYQLLLDEGYIYSRPRSGYFVSEIESLTILNTQPIPSLLNDTYKPKTSDEAYDYAFNLDEIDTKHFPIELFRKYSKDLFDTNHLNNLLRGHFQGELHLRFQLAFYLFTNRGVICDPSQIIIGSSTEQLVNQLVDLLFTSTFIIEKPSYPPIKNILDKKQVEYEQIEVEHNGINVDEVIKSKKNIVYITPSHQFPTGYVMDLKKRTQLIQWAQEKEERFIIEDDYDSEFRYFGKPIPAIQGLYSRGEKVIYISTFSKSIFPSCRVAYMVLPFSIMKKYHSQNHIEGNTVPVHMQDLIATFISTGSFERHLNKMRRIYRRKLTYILKRLKPYNNQLDIQGAETGMHFTITVKNGLTLQECLNRANKMKLKLQVYNFDDEQDYKKTPKFILGFGGIDDDDLKPHVDALIKSLIIK; this comes from the coding sequence TTGAAAAACACTTTATACCATCAACTTTATGAAAAATTAAAAAAACAAATAATAGAAGGCCAATTTAAAGAAGGTGATAAATTTTATTCTAAGAGACAACTAAGCAAGCATTTATCTATTAGCCAAACAACTGTAGAGCATGCGTATCAACTTCTATTAGACGAAGGTTACATTTATTCAAGACCACGTTCCGGTTATTTTGTATCTGAAATTGAATCTTTAACAATTTTGAATACTCAACCTATCCCTTCTCTTTTAAATGATACATATAAACCAAAAACTAGTGATGAAGCTTATGATTATGCTTTTAATTTGGATGAAATAGACACGAAACACTTCCCTATAGAACTTTTCAGAAAGTATTCAAAAGATCTTTTTGATACAAATCATTTAAACAATTTACTTAGAGGTCACTTTCAGGGAGAATTACACTTACGGTTTCAACTGGCTTTTTATTTATTTACTAATCGAGGTGTAATTTGTGATCCTAGTCAAATTATAATTGGTTCATCTACCGAACAATTAGTAAACCAACTAGTCGATTTACTTTTTACTTCTACGTTTATTATTGAAAAACCAAGTTATCCACCAATCAAAAATATTTTAGATAAAAAGCAAGTTGAATATGAACAAATTGAAGTTGAACATAATGGAATAAATGTCGATGAAGTAATAAAATCCAAAAAAAATATAGTATATATAACTCCTTCCCACCAATTTCCAACTGGATATGTGATGGATTTAAAAAAACGTACTCAATTAATTCAATGGGCTCAAGAAAAAGAAGAACGGTTTATTATAGAAGACGATTATGATTCTGAATTTAGATATTTCGGTAAACCTATTCCAGCGATTCAAGGTCTATATTCAAGAGGAGAAAAAGTAATTTATATCAGTACATTTTCAAAGTCTATTTTTCCTAGTTGCCGTGTTGCTTATATGGTTCTACCATTTTCTATAATGAAAAAATATCACTCCCAAAATCACATCGAAGGTAATACTGTACCAGTTCATATGCAAGACCTTATAGCAACGTTCATATCTACCGGTAGTTTTGAAAGACATTTAAATAAAATGAGAAGAATTTATCGTAGAAAACTGACATATATTTTAAAGAGATTGAAACCATACAATAATCAACTTGATATCCAAGGTGCTGAAACAGGTATGCATTTTACAATTACTGTAAAGAATGGATTAACATTGCAAGAGTGTCTCAATAGAGCTAATAAAATGAAGTTAAAATTACAAGTTTATAATTTTGATGATGAACAAGACTATAAAAAAACACCTAAATTTATATTAGGATTTGGCGGTATAGATGATGATGACTTAAAACCACATGTAGATGCTCTAATAAAATCATTAATTATAAAGTAA
- a CDS encoding CtsR family transcriptional regulator, producing MHNMSDIIEQYIKRLFEESNEDVVEIQRANIAQRFDCVPSQLNYVIKTRFTNEHGYEIESKRGGGGYIRITKIENKDATGYINHLLQLIGPSISQQQAYYIIDGLLDKLLINEREAKMIQAVIDRETLSMDMVSRDIIRANILKRLLPVINYY from the coding sequence ATGCACAATATGTCGGACATCATAGAACAATACATCAAACGATTATTTGAAGAGTCAAATGAAGATGTAGTTGAAATTCAAAGAGCGAACATTGCGCAGCGATTTGATTGCGTACCTTCACAATTGAACTATGTTATCAAAACTCGATTTACTAATGAACATGGTTATGAGATTGAAAGTAAACGTGGTGGCGGTGGATACATTCGCATCACTAAAATCGAAAACAAAGATGCAACAGGTTATATTAATCATTTGCTTCAGTTGATAGGACCTTCTATTTCTCAACAACAAGCTTATTATATTATTGATGGGCTTTTAGATAAATTACTAATAAATGAGCGAGAAGCTAAAATGATTCAAGCAGTAATTGATAGGGAAACACTGTCAATGGATATGGTTTCTAGAGACATTATTAGAGCAAATATTTTAAAACGATTGTTACCAGTTATAAACTATTACTAA
- a CDS encoding NupC/NupG family nucleoside CNT transporter produces MHILIGIIGIIFFLALAFLFSSDKKNIRWQYVGILLAIQLVFAFILLKTTMGITVIGGISNGFNYLLLKAADGVNFVFGGIQYINPKQPPFFFSVLLPIVFISAIIGILQYTKILPLIINVLGFLISKINGMGRLESYNAVAAAILGQSEVFISIKKQLPYIPKQRLYTLTASAMSTVSASIIGAYFTLIEPKYVVTAVVLNLFGGFIIASIINPYKVNEEDDKLLVEETEERQQSFFEMLGEYILDGFKVAVIVGAMLIGYIAIIALLNGIVSNIFSAVSGGAISWDFQTLIGFVFAPFAFLVGVPWQDAVQAGSVMATKLLSNEFVAMQALGKLGDLSEHAKGVTSVFLVSFANFSSIGIISGAIKSLNDKKGDTVARFGLKLLFGATLVSFISAAIAGFFI; encoded by the coding sequence ATGCATATTCTAATTGGGATTATCGGAATTATCTTCTTTTTAGCACTTGCGTTTTTATTTAGCTCAGACAAGAAAAATATACGCTGGCAATATGTAGGAATTTTGCTTGCTATTCAACTTGTCTTTGCCTTTATTTTACTTAAAACTACAATGGGTATCACAGTTATTGGTGGTATATCAAATGGTTTTAATTACTTATTATTAAAAGCAGCAGACGGTGTTAACTTTGTTTTTGGTGGTATTCAATATATCAACCCTAAACAACCTCCATTCTTCTTTAGTGTATTATTACCTATCGTATTTATTTCAGCGATTATTGGTATCTTACAATACACAAAGATTTTACCTTTAATCATTAACGTTTTAGGTTTCTTGATTTCTAAAATTAATGGTATGGGTCGTTTGGAATCATATAATGCTGTTGCGGCAGCCATTTTGGGACAATCTGAAGTATTTATTTCAATTAAAAAACAATTGCCATACATACCTAAGCAACGTCTTTATACATTAACAGCTTCAGCAATGTCAACGGTATCAGCTTCAATTATTGGTGCATACTTTACCTTAATTGAACCTAAATATGTTGTAACGGCTGTTGTCTTAAACTTATTTGGTGGTTTCATCATCGCTTCAATTATTAATCCTTATAAAGTTAATGAAGAAGATGACAAATTATTAGTTGAAGAAACTGAAGAAAGACAACAATCATTCTTCGAAATGCTAGGAGAATATATTTTAGATGGATTTAAAGTAGCTGTCATTGTAGGCGCAATGTTAATCGGATACATTGCAATCATTGCATTATTAAATGGTATTGTAAGTAATATCTTTAGTGCTGTATCTGGTGGCGCAATTTCATGGGATTTCCAAACATTAATTGGATTTGTATTTGCACCATTTGCATTCTTGGTAGGTGTACCATGGCAAGATGCTGTACAAGCTGGATCAGTTATGGCAACAAAATTATTATCAAATGAATTCGTTGCAATGCAAGCACTAGGAAAACTTGGTGATTTATCTGAACATGCCAAAGGTGTTACTTCAGTATTCTTAGTATCATTTGCAAACTTTAGTTCTATTGGTATTATTTCAGGTGCTATTAAGTCACTTAATGATAAAAAAGGTGATACAGTTGCCCGCTTCGGATTAAAACTATTATTCGGTGCCACACTTGTATCATTCATCTCAGCTGCTATTGCTGGATTCTTTATTTAA
- a CDS encoding UvrB/UvrC motif-containing protein, translating into MLCENCQLNEAELKIKVTSKNKTEEKMVCQTCAEGHYPWNQAYEQPDYQEHQDDIEEAFVVKQILQHLATKHGINFQDVAFKEEKRCPTCDMTLKDIAHVGKFGCANCYATFKDDIIDIVRRVQGGQFEHVGKTPHSSHKKIALKKKIEEKNNYLKQLIEVQDFEQAAIVRDEIKALKSEGEVQHDDA; encoded by the coding sequence GTGCTCTGTGAAAATTGTCAACTTAATGAAGCGGAATTAAAAATCAAAGTTACAAGTAAAAATAAAACAGAAGAAAAAATGGTGTGTCAAACTTGTGCAGAAGGTCATTATCCATGGAATCAAGCGTATGAACAACCTGATTATCAAGAACACCAAGATGATATCGAAGAAGCATTTGTTGTTAAACAAATTTTACAACATTTAGCGACAAAGCATGGTATTAATTTTCAGGATGTGGCATTTAAAGAAGAAAAGCGTTGTCCTACATGTGATATGACATTAAAAGATATCGCACATGTGGGTAAATTCGGTTGTGCTAACTGTTACGCGACATTTAAAGATGACATTATTGATATCGTCCGCAGAGTTCAAGGTGGACAATTTGAACACGTAGGAAAGACACCACATTCTTCACATAAAAAAATTGCATTAAAAAAGAAAATTGAAGAGAAAAATAATTATTTAAAGCAACTTATAGAAGTGCAAGACTTTGAGCAAGCGGCTATTGTCAGAGATGAAATAAAAGCGCTAAAGTCTGAAGGTGAGGTGCAACATGATGACGCATAA
- the pdxS gene encoding pyridoxal 5'-phosphate synthase lyase subunit PdxS has product MSKIIGSDRVKRGMAEMQKGGVIMDVVNAEQARIAEEAGAVAVMALERVPSDIRAAGGVARMANPKIVEEVMNAVSIPVMAKARIGHITEARVLEAMGVDYIDESEVLTPADEEYHLRKDQFTVPFVCGCRNLGEAARRIGEGAAMLRTKGEPGTGNIVEAVRHMRQVNSEVSRLTVMNDDEIMTFAKDIGAPYEILKQIKDNGRLPVVNFAAGGVATPQDAALMMELGADGVFVGSGIFKSEDPEKFAKAIVQATTHYQDYELIGRLASELGTAMKGLDINQLSLEERMQERGW; this is encoded by the coding sequence ATGAGTAAAATTATTGGATCAGACAGAGTCAAAAGAGGTATGGCAGAAATGCAAAAAGGCGGCGTTATTATGGACGTTGTCAATGCTGAACAAGCAAGAATAGCAGAAGAAGCTGGCGCAGTAGCAGTAATGGCATTAGAACGTGTACCTTCTGATATCAGAGCAGCAGGTGGTGTTGCACGTATGGCAAATCCTAAAATTGTAGAAGAAGTTATGAATGCTGTTTCTATTCCAGTTATGGCAAAAGCACGTATTGGTCATATCACTGAAGCAAGAGTATTAGAAGCAATGGGTGTAGACTACATTGATGAATCAGAAGTATTAACACCAGCAGATGAGGAATATCACTTAAGAAAAGATCAATTTACAGTACCATTTGTATGTGGTTGCCGTAATTTAGGTGAGGCAGCACGTAGAATTGGTGAAGGTGCTGCTATGTTACGTACTAAAGGTGAACCTGGTACAGGTAATATTGTAGAAGCTGTAAGACATATGAGACAAGTTAATTCAGAAGTTAGTCGATTGACTGTAATGAATGATGATGAAATTATGACTTTCGCGAAAGATATCGGTGCACCATATGAAATTTTAAAACAAATTAAAGACAATGGTCGTTTACCAGTAGTTAACTTTGCTGCAGGTGGTGTTGCAACTCCTCAAGATGCTGCCTTAATGATGGAATTAGGAGCTGACGGCGTATTCGTTGGATCAGGTATTTTCAAATCAGAAGACCCAGAGAAATTTGCTAAGGCAATTGTTCAAGCAACAACACATTATCAAGATTATGAATTAATTGGAAGATTAGCAAGTGAATTAGGCACTGCTATGAAAGGTTTAGATATTAACCAATTATCATTAGAAGAACGTATGCAAGAGCGTGGTTGGTAA
- the cysK gene encoding cysteine synthase A codes for MAQKPVDNITQIIGGTPVVKLRNVVDENAADVYVKLEYQNPGGSVKDRIALAMIEKAEREGKIKPGDTIVEPTSGNTGIGLAFVCAAKGYKAVFTMPETMSQERRNLLKAYGAELVLTPGSEAMKGAIKKAKELKEEHGYFESQQFENPANPEVHELTTGPELLQQFEGKNIDAFLAGVGTGGTLSGVGKVLKKEYPNIEIVAIEPEASPVLSGGEPGPHKLQGLGAGFIPGTLNTEIYDSIIKVGNDTAMEMSRRVAKEEGILAGISSGAAIYAAIQKAKELGKGKTVVTVLPSNGERYLSTPLYSFDD; via the coding sequence ATGGCACAAAAACCAGTAGATAATATTACTCAAATTATTGGTGGTACACCAGTAGTCAAATTGAGAAATGTAGTAGATGAAAATGCAGCAGACGTTTATGTAAAATTGGAATATCAAAATCCAGGTGGTTCTGTTAAAGATAGAATTGCGTTAGCGATGATTGAAAAAGCAGAACGTGAAGGCAAAATCAAACCTGGCGATACAATTGTTGAACCAACAAGTGGTAATACAGGTATCGGTTTAGCATTTGTATGTGCTGCTAAAGGATATAAAGCAGTATTTACAATGCCTGAAACAATGAGTCAAGAGCGCCGTAATTTATTAAAAGCATATGGTGCAGAATTAGTGTTAACACCTGGATCAGAAGCGATGAAGGGTGCAATTAAAAAAGCTAAAGAATTAAAAGAAGAACATGGTTATTTTGAGTCGCAACAATTTGAAAACCCAGCAAACCCTGAAGTACATGAGTTGACTACAGGTCCTGAGTTATTACAACAATTTGAAGGTAAAAATATCGATGCCTTCTTAGCTGGTGTAGGTACTGGTGGTACGTTATCTGGTGTTGGTAAAGTTCTTAAAAAAGAATACCCTAATATTGAAATTGTTGCTATTGAGCCTGAAGCATCTCCAGTTTTAAGTGGTGGTGAGCCTGGGCCACATAAATTACAAGGTTTAGGTGCTGGATTTATTCCGGGTACTTTAAATACAGAAATATATGATAGCATTATTAAAGTAGGTAATGACACAGCGATGGAAATGTCTCGTCGTGTTGCTAAAGAAGAAGGTATTTTAGCAGGTATTTCATCTGGTGCTGCTATATATGCCGCTATTCAAAAAGCGAAAGAGTTAGGTAAAGGAAAAACGGTGGTCACTGTATTGCCAAGTAATGGTGAACGCTACTTATCAACACCTTTATATTCTTTCGATGACTAA
- the lysS gene encoding lysine--tRNA ligase, whose protein sequence is MSEEMNDQMLVRRQKLQELYDLGIDPFGSKFNRSGLSSDLKEEWDKYSKEELVEKEADSHVSIAGRLMTKRGKGKAGFAHVQDLAGQIQIYVRKDQVGDEQFDIWKIADLGDIVGVEGVMFKTNTGELSVKAKKFTLLTKSLRPLPDKFHGLQDIEQRYRQRYLDLITNENSTRTFINRSKIIQEMRNYLNNKGFLEVETPMMHQIAGGAAARPFVTHHNALDATLYMRIAIELHLKRLIVGGLEKVYEIGRVFRNEGVSTRHNPEFTMIELYEAYADYNDIMDLTESMVRHIADEVLGSAKVQYGGETIDLESPWTRLHIVDAVKEATGVDFYNVTSDEEAKELAKEHGIEIKDTMKYGHILNEFFEQKVEETLIQPTFIYGHPTEISPLAKKNPEDPRFTDRFELFIVGREHANAFTELNDPIDQRARFEAQLVEKAQGNDEAHEMDEDYIEALEYGMPPTGGLGIGIDRLVMLLTDSPSIRDVLLFPYMRQK, encoded by the coding sequence ATGTCAGAAGAAATGAATGACCAAATGCTAGTAAGACGTCAAAAATTACAAGAATTGTATGATTTGGGGATAGATCCGTTTGGCTCTAAATTTAATCGTTCAGGTTTATCTAGTGATTTGAAAGAAGAGTGGGATAAATACTCTAAGGAAGAATTGGTAGAAAAAGAAGCGGATAGCCATGTATCTATTGCTGGACGACTTATGACAAAGCGTGGTAAAGGTAAAGCTGGATTTGCACATGTTCAAGATTTAGCTGGACAAATCCAAATTTACGTTCGTAAAGACCAAGTTGGTGATGAGCAATTTGATATTTGGAAAATTGCAGATTTAGGGGATATTGTTGGTGTTGAAGGTGTAATGTTTAAAACAAACACAGGTGAATTGTCAGTTAAAGCTAAAAAATTCACTTTACTTACTAAATCATTACGACCATTGCCAGATAAATTCCACGGTTTACAAGATATCGAACAAAGATACCGTCAAAGATATTTGGATTTAATTACAAATGAAAATAGTACACGTACATTTATAAACCGTAGTAAAATTATTCAAGAAATGCGAAATTATTTAAATAATAAAGGTTTCTTAGAAGTTGAAACACCAATGATGCATCAAATTGCTGGTGGTGCGGCTGCAAGACCATTTGTAACACATCATAATGCATTAGATGCAACATTATATATGCGTATTGCTATTGAGCTACATTTAAAACGTCTCATTGTTGGTGGTCTTGAAAAAGTATACGAAATTGGAAGAGTATTCCGAAATGAAGGTGTATCAACAAGACATAATCCAGAATTTACAATGATTGAGTTGTATGAAGCATATGCAGACTACAATGACATTATGGATTTAACTGAATCTATGGTACGACATATTGCTGATGAAGTATTAGGGTCTGCCAAAGTTCAATATGGTGGAGAAACGATTGATTTAGAATCTCCATGGACTCGTTTGCATATTGTTGATGCTGTTAAAGAAGCTACAGGTGTAGATTTTTATAACGTCACTAGTGACGAAGAAGCAAAAGAATTAGCAAAAGAACATGGTATCGAAATAAAAGACACAATGAAGTATGGGCATATTTTAAATGAGTTCTTTGAGCAAAAAGTAGAAGAGACTCTTATACAGCCAACATTTATATATGGTCATCCTACTGAGATTTCTCCTTTAGCGAAGAAGAATCCGGAAGACCCTAGATTTACTGATCGTTTCGAATTGTTTATTGTTGGTAGAGAACATGCAAATGCGTTTACAGAATTAAACGATCCTATCGATCAAAGAGCACGATTTGAAGCACAACTTGTTGAAAAAGCTCAAGGTAATGATGAAGCACATGAAATGGACGAGGATTATATCGAAGCATTAGAATATGGTATGCCTCCAACAGGTGGATTAGGTATCGGTATTGATAGATTAGTTATGCTATTAACTGACTCTCCATCAATTAGAGACGTGTTATTATTCCCATATATGAGACAAAAATAA